One Streptomyces sp. RPA4-2 genomic window carries:
- a CDS encoding Lrp/AsnC family transcriptional regulator, protein MDAIDEDIVRCVLSDARSTYAEIGRAAGLSAPAAKRRLDRLVADGTIRGFTALVDTQALGWRTEAFAEVYCKGNPTPAELRRALEAVPEVVEAYTVSGAADAMVHLMALDIPHLERAIQQVREARVIERTESVIVLSGLINRPRV, encoded by the coding sequence ATGGACGCCATCGACGAGGACATCGTGCGGTGTGTGCTGAGCGACGCGCGCAGCACGTACGCGGAGATCGGCCGCGCCGCCGGGCTCTCGGCACCGGCGGCGAAGCGGCGCCTGGACCGGCTCGTGGCCGACGGTACGATCCGCGGCTTCACGGCCCTCGTCGACACCCAGGCGCTGGGCTGGCGGACCGAGGCCTTCGCCGAGGTGTACTGCAAGGGCAATCCGACCCCCGCCGAACTGCGGCGGGCCCTGGAGGCCGTGCCGGAGGTGGTCGAGGCCTACACGGTCTCCGGGGCCGCCGACGCGATGGTGCACCTGATGGCCCTGGACATCCCGCACCTGGAACGGGCCATCCAGCAGGTGCGCGAGGCCCGGGTCATCGAGCGGACGGAGAGCGTGATCGTGCTGTCCGGGCTGATCAACCGGCCGCGGGTCTGA
- a CDS encoding RpiB/LacA/LacB family sugar-phosphate isomerase encodes MRISVSSDMDEPVARSLVAELRGRGHEVTTHGALHPGQDPRWAVCSEAAAREVAAGTAEQAVVCCWTGTGASIAANKVAGVRAALCTDAYTADGARRWNDANVLALSLRLTSEPLLKEILDAWFAADAGEDADDRENVAHIGRLDLGRTGP; translated from the coding sequence ATGCGGATCTCCGTCTCCTCGGACATGGACGAACCCGTGGCCCGTTCCCTCGTCGCGGAGCTGCGCGGCCGGGGCCACGAGGTCACGACGCACGGGGCGCTGCACCCCGGCCAGGACCCGCGGTGGGCGGTGTGCTCGGAGGCGGCGGCCCGCGAGGTGGCCGCGGGGACCGCGGAGCAGGCGGTCGTGTGCTGCTGGACCGGCACGGGCGCGTCGATCGCCGCGAACAAGGTGGCGGGCGTCCGGGCGGCCCTGTGCACCGACGCGTACACGGCGGACGGCGCACGCCGCTGGAACGACGCCAACGTACTGGCGCTGAGCCTGCGGCTGACGTCCGAACCGCTGCTCAAGGAGATCCTCGACGCCTGGTTCGCCGCCGACGCGGGCGAGGACGCCGACGACCGGGAGAACGTGGCGCACATCGGACGGCTCGACCTCGGCCGAACGGGTCCCTGA
- a CDS encoding FAD-dependent monooxygenase yields MNRWKEAGEVGHHTPVLVVGGSLVGLSTSLFLGRLGVPHLLVERHPGTSIHPRGRGNNVRTMELFRVAGVQRRIERAASVLAENHGILQAPTLVGDAGEWLFKTIDPGGGLARFSPSKWCLCSQNDLEPVLLECARELGGELRYSTELMSFEQDAEGVTARLKSRVTGEHSTVRADYLVAADGPRSPVRERLGIGHNGPGDLFHNVSVTFTSRRLAEAVGDRRFIVCYLTDPEADGALLPVDNKEHWVFHAPWHPEHGETLEEFTDERCARHIRRATGVRDLDVEITGRAAWHAAERVAERYVDGRVLLAGDSAHEMSPTGAFGSNTGIQDAHNLAWKLAAVLGGWAGRGLLDSYDAERRPVAEATSARASSRSVEHSHPGYTPAPRTGGPGGPHGKGGGILNVALAYRYPRGAVLDADPTLPIVPDGMRLTGEPGSRAPHLWLERSGDRISTLDLYERSMVLLSSADGTTGWHTAAKDAAARLSVPLDSYRIGGGPGAELSPEGGSDWARAHGVTTEGAVLVRPDGFVAWRSEGPSADPGATLREALMELLDRR; encoded by the coding sequence ATGAACCGATGGAAAGAGGCCGGCGAGGTCGGTCACCACACGCCGGTCCTCGTCGTCGGCGGCTCCCTGGTGGGCCTGTCCACTTCGCTGTTCCTGGGGCGCCTCGGCGTTCCGCACCTGCTCGTCGAGCGTCACCCGGGCACGTCGATCCATCCGCGCGGACGCGGCAACAACGTCCGCACGATGGAGTTGTTCCGGGTGGCCGGGGTGCAGCGGCGCATCGAGCGGGCCGCGTCCGTCCTGGCGGAGAACCATGGCATCCTGCAGGCTCCGACGCTGGTGGGCGACGCGGGGGAATGGCTGTTCAAGACCATCGACCCGGGTGGCGGCCTGGCGCGTTTCAGCCCCAGCAAATGGTGTCTGTGCAGCCAGAACGACCTGGAGCCGGTGCTGCTGGAGTGCGCTCGGGAGCTGGGCGGGGAGTTGCGGTACTCCACGGAACTGATGTCGTTCGAGCAGGACGCCGAGGGGGTGACCGCGCGGCTCAAGAGCCGTGTGACGGGCGAGCACAGCACGGTCAGGGCGGACTATCTCGTCGCCGCGGACGGCCCGCGCAGCCCCGTCCGCGAGCGGCTCGGCATCGGGCACAACGGCCCGGGCGACCTGTTCCACAACGTGAGCGTCACCTTCACCTCCCGGCGCCTCGCGGAGGCCGTCGGCGACCGGCGCTTCATCGTCTGCTATCTGACCGACCCGGAGGCCGACGGGGCGCTGCTGCCGGTCGACAACAAGGAGCACTGGGTGTTCCACGCTCCCTGGCACCCCGAACACGGGGAGACGCTGGAGGAGTTCACCGACGAGCGGTGCGCGCGGCACATCCGGCGGGCCACGGGCGTACGGGATCTCGATGTGGAGATCACCGGCCGGGCCGCCTGGCACGCGGCCGAGCGGGTCGCCGAACGGTACGTGGACGGCCGGGTGCTCCTCGCCGGTGACTCGGCCCACGAGATGTCCCCCACCGGGGCGTTCGGTTCCAACACCGGTATCCAGGACGCGCACAATCTCGCCTGGAAGCTGGCCGCGGTCCTGGGCGGCTGGGCCGGCCGCGGGCTGCTGGACTCGTACGACGCGGAGCGCCGTCCGGTCGCGGAGGCGACGAGCGCGCGCGCCTCGTCGCGTTCGGTCGAGCACAGCCACCCCGGGTACACGCCCGCGCCCCGAACCGGCGGCCCCGGGGGCCCGCATGGCAAGGGCGGCGGCATCCTCAACGTGGCGCTGGCCTACCGCTATCCGCGCGGCGCGGTCCTGGACGCCGATCCGACGCTGCCGATCGTGCCGGACGGCATGCGGTTGACGGGCGAGCCGGGCAGCCGGGCACCTCACCTGTGGCTGGAGCGTTCCGGCGACCGGATCTCCACCCTCGACCTGTACGAGCGGTCCATGGTGCTCCTGAGTTCGGCGGACGGCACCACCGGGTGGCACACCGCGGCGAAGGACGCCGCGGCGCGGCTGTCGGTGCCGCTGGACTCGTACCGGATCGGCGGCGGACCCGGCGCGGAGCTGTCCCCCGAGGGCGGAAGCGACTGGGCCCGGGCGCACGGTGTCACCACGGAGGGTGCGGTGCTGGTCCGCCCCGACGGGTTCGTCGCCTGGCGGTCCGAGGGCCCGTCGGCCGATCCCGGCGCGACACTGCGGGAGGCGCTCATGGAATTGCTGGACCGGCGCTGA
- a CDS encoding SchA/CurD-like domain-containing protein, whose translation MTSSGRISQSAFDGSKLRVILLLDLYDGAQQKFLDAYELMCNQVASIPGHISDQLCQSIENPSQWLITSEWESAPPFLAWVNSEEHVETVRPMHSCVKDTRSMRYSILRETHGNPQQAAPKAGKAAKSVQQVQARVGDGVARHALTFTVKPGSESKVAEILAGYQAPEAQVDATTRLRRTSLFMHGNRVVRAVEVEGDLLVALRHVARQPEVRAVEEAINPYLEQDRDLGNEDSARVFFTRAALPAVHHVVADRPEPAGLRRHALYYPAKRGQGMELARLLAHQDESAAADPDGPVYGSTVFQRDDIVVRLVDITGELDADPVASLGVQGAGKAAELERLLDGPAIGVEGSLETERNVNRLLSHADMMPVTDRTSADS comes from the coding sequence ATGACCAGCTCGGGACGTATCTCGCAGTCGGCGTTCGACGGCTCCAAGCTGCGGGTGATCCTGCTGCTCGATCTGTACGACGGAGCCCAGCAGAAGTTCCTCGACGCCTACGAACTCATGTGCAACCAGGTCGCGTCCATCCCCGGTCACATCAGCGACCAGCTCTGCCAGTCCATCGAGAACCCCTCGCAGTGGCTCATCACCAGTGAGTGGGAGAGCGCCCCGCCCTTCCTCGCCTGGGTGAACAGCGAGGAGCACGTCGAGACGGTCAGGCCGATGCACAGCTGCGTCAAGGACACCCGCTCGATGCGGTACAGCATCCTGCGCGAGACCCACGGCAACCCGCAGCAGGCGGCGCCGAAGGCCGGCAAGGCCGCCAAGTCCGTCCAGCAGGTACAGGCCCGCGTGGGCGACGGGGTGGCTCGCCACGCCCTCACCTTCACGGTCAAGCCGGGCTCCGAGTCGAAGGTCGCGGAGATCCTGGCCGGGTACCAGGCGCCCGAGGCCCAGGTCGACGCCACCACGCGCCTGCGCCGCACCTCGCTCTTCATGCACGGCAACCGCGTCGTGCGCGCGGTGGAAGTGGAGGGCGACCTCCTGGTGGCCCTGCGCCATGTCGCGCGCCAGCCCGAGGTACGGGCGGTCGAGGAGGCCATCAACCCGTACCTGGAGCAGGACCGCGACCTGGGCAACGAGGACTCGGCGCGGGTCTTCTTCACCCGCGCGGCCCTGCCGGCCGTGCACCACGTGGTGGCGGACCGGCCGGAACCCGCGGGCCTTCGCCGGCACGCGCTGTACTACCCGGCCAAGCGCGGCCAGGGGATGGAGCTCGCCCGGCTGCTCGCCCATCAGGACGAGTCCGCGGCGGCCGACCCCGACGGGCCGGTCTACGGGAGCACCGTCTTCCAGCGCGACGACATCGTGGTGCGCCTCGTCGACATCACGGGCGAACTCGACGCCGACCCCGTCGCCTCGCTCGGCGTCCAGGGCGCCGGCAAGGCCGCGGAGCTCGAGCGGCTCCTCGACGGTCCCGCGATCGGCGTCGAGGGCTCCCTGGAGACGGAGCGCAACGTCAACCGGCTCCTGTCGCACGCCGACATGATGCCCGTCACCGACCGCACCTCGGCGGACTCCTGA
- a CDS encoding cupin domain-containing protein has product MIQKHPRIVDLSETEPNRRRGGDIRAMLTPATAGSTSGFMGLAIIQPGERIGEHYHPYSEEFVYVVTGALEVDLDGEAHALRPDQGLLIPINMRHRFRNVGDTEARMVFHLGPLAPRPSLGHVDTEVTDGHGPAPEFVAAGTDLSAPDHGRPSERSGAIK; this is encoded by the coding sequence ATGATCCAGAAGCATCCACGCATCGTGGACCTGAGCGAGACGGAACCCAACCGCAGGCGCGGAGGCGACATCCGGGCCATGCTCACCCCCGCCACCGCGGGTTCCACCAGCGGGTTCATGGGCCTGGCCATCATCCAGCCCGGCGAGCGCATCGGCGAGCACTACCACCCGTACTCCGAGGAGTTCGTGTACGTCGTCACCGGCGCGCTCGAGGTGGACCTGGACGGCGAGGCGCACGCGCTCCGGCCGGACCAGGGGCTCCTGATCCCGATCAACATGCGCCACCGCTTCCGCAACGTCGGTGACACGGAGGCCCGCATGGTCTTCCACCTGGGCCCGCTCGCCCCCCGGCCGAGCCTCGGTCACGTCGACACGGAGGTGACCGACGGACACGGGCCCGCCCCCGAGTTCGTCGCCGCCGGGACGGACCTGTCCGCGCCTGACCACGGACGGCCGTCCGAGCGAAGTGGGGCCATAAAGTGA
- a CDS encoding beta-ketoacyl synthase — MTRRVAVTGIGVVAPGGTGATAFWDLLANGRTATRGITLFDPVGLRSRIAAECDFDPLAHGLDPELSQHTDRYIQFAAVAANEAVRDSGLDTAREDPWRVGVSLGSAVGGTTRLEHDYVKVSEGGRRWDVDHRAADPQLHLAFSPSTLASVVAEQFGAQGPVQTVSTGCTSGLDAVGYAFHTIEEGRADVCIAGASDSPISPITMACFDAIKATSPDNDDPEHASRPFDANRNGFVMGEGAAVLVLEEYEHARARGAHIYCEIGGYATYGNAYHMTGLTSEGREMARAIDTTLDQARLDPTLIDYVNAHGSGTRQNDRHETAAVKRSLGAHAYKTPMSSIKSMVGHSLGAIGAIEVVACVLALKHQVVPPTANYETPDPECDLDYVPRTARPRKLRNVLSVGSGFGGFQSAVLLTGPGGRNP, encoded by the coding sequence GTGACCCGGCGGGTGGCCGTCACCGGCATCGGTGTGGTCGCTCCGGGCGGCACCGGAGCGACGGCGTTCTGGGACCTCCTCGCCAACGGCCGTACCGCGACCCGCGGCATCACGCTGTTCGATCCGGTGGGCCTGCGCTCGCGCATAGCCGCCGAATGCGACTTCGACCCCCTCGCGCACGGTCTCGACCCGGAGCTGAGTCAGCACACGGACCGGTACATCCAGTTCGCCGCGGTCGCGGCCAACGAGGCCGTACGCGACTCGGGACTCGACACCGCCAGGGAGGACCCCTGGCGGGTCGGTGTCTCGCTCGGCAGCGCCGTCGGCGGTACCACCCGCCTGGAACACGACTACGTCAAGGTCAGTGAGGGCGGTCGACGGTGGGACGTGGACCACCGCGCCGCCGACCCGCAACTGCACCTGGCGTTCTCACCCAGCACGCTCGCCTCGGTGGTCGCCGAACAGTTCGGCGCGCAGGGTCCGGTACAGACCGTCTCCACGGGCTGCACCTCCGGACTCGACGCGGTCGGCTACGCCTTCCACACGATCGAGGAGGGCCGGGCCGACGTCTGCATCGCCGGGGCGTCCGACTCTCCCATATCCCCGATCACCATGGCCTGCTTCGACGCCATCAAGGCGACGTCGCCCGACAACGACGACCCGGAACACGCCTCCCGGCCCTTCGATGCCAACCGCAACGGCTTCGTCATGGGCGAGGGCGCGGCGGTACTCGTCCTCGAGGAGTACGAGCACGCCCGGGCCCGCGGTGCGCACATCTACTGCGAGATCGGCGGCTACGCCACCTACGGCAACGCCTACCACATGACCGGTCTGACCAGTGAGGGCCGTGAGATGGCCCGGGCGATCGACACCACGCTCGACCAGGCGCGACTCGATCCGACACTGATCGACTACGTCAACGCGCACGGCTCGGGCACCCGGCAGAACGACCGCCACGAGACCGCCGCGGTCAAGCGGTCGCTGGGCGCACACGCGTACAAGACACCCATGAGCTCCATCAAATCCATGGTGGGGCACTCGCTGGGCGCGATCGGCGCGATCGAGGTCGTCGCCTGCGTCCTCGCCCTGAAGCACCAGGTCGTGCCGCCCACCGCGAACTACGAAACCCCCGACCCCGAGTGCGACCTGGACTACGTTCCGCGCACCGCACGCCCCCGGAAGCTCCGCAACGTGCTCTCCGTGGGCAGCGGATTCGGCGGTTTCCAGTCCGCGGTGCTCCTGACCGGGCCGGGTGGGAGGAACCCATGA
- a CDS encoding ketosynthase chain-length factor, translated as MTSQRTERPRRAAITGIGVIAPNGLRADAYWKSISEGLGVLGRITREGCEHLPLRVAGEVRSFDAASLIEERFLVQTDRFSHFAMAATVLALDDAGLGHGEPAEPYNIGVVTAAGSGGGEFGQRELQKLWGQGSRYVGPYQSIAWFYAASTGQISIRGGFKGPCGVVASDEAGGLDAIAHAARGVRRGTGSVLAGSAEAPLAPYSMVCQLGYPEISTVEDPDRAYRPFTEGACGFAPAEGGAMLVVEEEARARDRGAAIRATVAGHGATFTGASRWEQSREGLAQAIRVALDEAGCAPQDIDVVFADALGVPEADRAEALAIADALGAHGTRVPVTAPKTGIGRAYCAAPVLDTAAAVLAMENGLVPPTPNVFDICHDLDLVMSSARPAELNTALILSRGLMGSNAALVVRRGGESAR; from the coding sequence ATGACCAGTCAGCGCACTGAGCGCCCCCGGCGCGCGGCCATCACCGGGATCGGTGTGATCGCGCCCAACGGATTGCGAGCCGACGCCTACTGGAAGTCCATCAGTGAGGGGCTCGGCGTTCTGGGCCGGATCACCCGCGAGGGATGCGAGCACCTGCCGCTCCGCGTCGCCGGCGAGGTCCGCTCCTTCGACGCCGCGTCCCTCATCGAGGAGCGCTTCCTCGTCCAGACCGACCGCTTCAGTCACTTCGCCATGGCCGCGACCGTCCTCGCCCTGGACGACGCCGGCCTCGGCCACGGGGAGCCCGCGGAGCCGTACAACATCGGCGTGGTCACCGCGGCCGGCTCCGGAGGCGGGGAGTTCGGGCAGCGGGAACTCCAGAAACTGTGGGGCCAGGGATCCCGGTACGTCGGCCCGTACCAGTCCATCGCCTGGTTCTACGCCGCCAGCACCGGCCAGATCTCCATCCGGGGCGGCTTCAAGGGGCCGTGCGGAGTGGTCGCCAGCGACGAGGCCGGCGGCCTGGACGCCATCGCGCACGCCGCCCGCGGCGTACGGCGCGGCACCGGATCGGTCCTCGCCGGGTCCGCCGAGGCGCCCCTCGCCCCGTACTCGATGGTCTGCCAGCTCGGCTACCCCGAGATCAGCACCGTCGAGGACCCCGATCGCGCCTACCGGCCCTTCACCGAGGGGGCCTGCGGGTTCGCACCCGCGGAGGGCGGCGCGATGCTCGTCGTGGAGGAAGAGGCTCGCGCCCGCGACCGCGGTGCCGCGATCCGGGCCACCGTGGCCGGGCACGGCGCCACCTTCACGGGGGCCTCCCGCTGGGAGCAGTCCCGGGAGGGACTCGCCCAGGCCATCCGGGTCGCCCTCGACGAGGCGGGCTGCGCCCCGCAGGACATCGACGTCGTGTTCGCCGACGCCCTGGGCGTGCCCGAGGCGGACCGCGCCGAAGCCCTGGCCATCGCCGACGCCCTGGGGGCGCACGGCACCCGGGTGCCCGTCACGGCGCCCAAGACCGGGATCGGGCGGGCCTACTGCGCGGCACCCGTGCTGGACACCGCGGCCGCGGTGCTCGCCATGGAGAACGGGCTGGTGCCCCCCACCCCCAACGTGTTCGACATCTGCCACGACCTCGACCTGGTGATGTCCAGCGCTCGCCCCGCCGAGCTGAACACGGCCCTGATCCTCAGCAGGGGACTCATGGGATCCAACGCGGCGCTGGTCGTGCGCCGCGGCGGCGAATCCGCCCGATAG
- a CDS encoding phosphopantetheine-binding protein, whose amino-acid sequence MIIEVTVDELAKLMKKAAGVTVDPQQLHHASDSPFGTLGLDSLGLLGIVGELENRYSKPLPPDAERCKTPREFLDLVNSTLKTGA is encoded by the coding sequence ATGATCATCGAAGTGACCGTCGACGAACTGGCCAAGCTGATGAAGAAGGCCGCCGGAGTCACCGTCGACCCCCAGCAGCTGCACCACGCGTCGGACTCCCCGTTCGGCACCCTCGGCCTCGACTCGCTGGGCCTGCTCGGCATCGTCGGCGAGCTGGAGAACCGGTACAGCAAGCCGCTGCCGCCCGACGCGGAGCGCTGCAAGACGCCCCGCGAGTTCCTCGACCTCGTCAACAGCACCCTCAAGACTGGAGCCTGA
- a CDS encoding SRPBCC family protein: MAGHTENSITIDAPLDLVWDMTNDIENWPQLFSEYASLEVLSRDGDTTSFRLTMHPDENGKVWSWVSERTVDRAARTVRARRVETGPFAHMNIRWEYKETPGGTHMHWVQDFAMKPDAPVDDAWMTDNINRNSRVQMALIRDRIEQVARDRRNAPAVPG; encoded by the coding sequence GTGGCAGGACACACCGAGAACAGCATCACCATCGACGCCCCTCTCGACCTGGTCTGGGACATGACCAACGACATCGAGAACTGGCCTCAGCTGTTCAGCGAGTACGCGTCCCTGGAGGTGCTCTCCCGTGACGGCGACACGACGAGCTTCCGCCTGACCATGCACCCGGACGAGAACGGGAAGGTCTGGAGCTGGGTCTCGGAGCGGACCGTGGACCGCGCCGCGCGGACCGTACGGGCCCGCCGCGTCGAGACCGGCCCCTTCGCCCACATGAACATCCGGTGGGAGTACAAGGAGACCCCGGGCGGCACCCACATGCACTGGGTGCAGGACTTCGCGATGAAGCCCGACGCGCCGGTCGACGACGCCTGGATGACGGACAACATCAACCGCAACTCCCGCGTCCAGATGGCCCTGATCCGGGACCGCATCGAGCAGGTCGCCCGCGACCGCCGCAACGCGCCCGCCGTACCGGGCTGA
- a CDS encoding TcmI family type II polyketide cyclase, whose product MHHALIVARMAPDSAPAIADVFAASDRGELPHLIGVNRRSLFQFGDVYMHLIESDKDPAPAIAKVVGHPEFRSVSEELSAYVSAYDPQTWRSPKDAMARCFYRWERAAAS is encoded by the coding sequence ATGCATCACGCCCTGATCGTCGCCCGGATGGCGCCCGACTCGGCGCCGGCGATCGCCGACGTGTTCGCCGCCTCCGACCGCGGTGAACTGCCGCACCTGATCGGCGTCAACCGGCGCAGCCTCTTCCAGTTCGGTGATGTGTACATGCACCTCATCGAATCCGACAAGGACCCCGCGCCCGCCATCGCGAAGGTGGTCGGGCACCCGGAGTTCCGCAGCGTCAGCGAGGAACTGTCCGCGTACGTCAGTGCGTACGACCCGCAGACGTGGCGCAGCCCCAAGGACGCCATGGCCCGCTGCTTCTACCGCTGGGAGCGCGCCGCCGCCTCCTGA
- a CDS encoding methyltransferase encodes MTTAEQAPPPPMRLRELVFGAACAAAVRAAARLGVADALEETPMSVEDLAAAVKTQPGTLRRLLRALSCQGVFVERPDGSFAHTEMSRLLREDDPHSLRYIALWCTEPWTWNVWPRLDEAVRSGRNVFEDVYEREFFEYLNEEAPESAYVFNRAMTTSSEQSARDVAALLDLGGVASVADIGGGQGQVVAGLLEKHPGMHGTLLDLPGVVANADARLRDGGSLADRVRIVPGDCREDIPVQADVYIIKNILEWDDDSTRRALANIRKAALPGARVVVIENLVDDTPSMKFTTSMDLLLLLNVGGAKHTRQSMVDRLTAAGLVIGEVRPVNAYLHAFECTVPA; translated from the coding sequence ATGACCACCGCCGAACAGGCTCCCCCGCCGCCCATGCGGCTGCGGGAGCTCGTCTTCGGAGCGGCGTGCGCCGCCGCCGTACGCGCCGCCGCCCGCCTGGGCGTGGCCGACGCCCTGGAAGAGACGCCGATGAGCGTCGAGGACCTGGCGGCGGCGGTCAAGACCCAGCCGGGGACCCTGCGCCGGCTGTTGCGCGCTCTGTCCTGCCAGGGCGTCTTCGTGGAGCGCCCCGACGGCTCCTTCGCCCACACGGAGATGTCCCGGCTGCTGCGCGAGGACGACCCGCACAGCCTGCGGTACATCGCCCTGTGGTGCACCGAGCCCTGGACGTGGAACGTCTGGCCCCGGCTCGACGAGGCGGTGCGCTCCGGCCGCAACGTCTTCGAGGACGTGTACGAGAGGGAGTTCTTCGAGTACCTCAACGAGGAGGCGCCCGAGTCCGCGTACGTCTTCAACCGGGCCATGACGACGTCCAGCGAGCAGTCGGCGCGCGACGTCGCGGCCCTGCTCGACCTCGGTGGGGTGGCCTCGGTCGCCGACATCGGAGGCGGTCAGGGGCAGGTCGTGGCCGGCCTGCTGGAGAAGCACCCCGGGATGCACGGCACCCTGCTCGACCTGCCGGGCGTGGTGGCGAACGCCGACGCGCGCCTGCGCGACGGGGGTTCGCTGGCCGACCGGGTGCGCATCGTGCCCGGTGACTGCCGCGAGGACATCCCGGTACAGGCGGACGTGTACATCATCAAGAACATCCTGGAGTGGGACGACGACAGCACCCGCCGGGCGCTGGCGAACATCCGCAAGGCGGCGCTGCCCGGTGCCCGCGTCGTCGTCATCGAGAACCTCGTGGACGACACCCCGTCGATGAAGTTCACGACCTCCATGGACCTGCTGCTGCTCCTCAACGTCGGTGGCGCGAAGCACACCCGGCAGAGCATGGTCGACCGGCTGACGGCCGCGGGCCTGGTCATCGGTGAGGTCCGTCCGGTCAACGCGTATCTCCACGCGTTCGAGTGCACCGTCCCGGCCTGA
- a CDS encoding nitrous oxide reductase family maturation protein NosD gives MTKRQMAYLACTAAVMASGLGAAPSADHRTVHLVRPGESIQKAVDTARPGDTVLISPGTYHESVRITVPDLTVRGSGARRTVIEPGPASADVCAKAGNGICVTGTDSAPLTGVTVRALTVKGFAKQGLWASGTDRLTVRGVTAEDNGQWGIAQERSDRGVFRHNTARGNGDAGLFVANTVSAEEGARDTRGTVISDNRLVDNRIGITVRRLRNLTVDHNEATGNCAAVFVVGDENKPPAGALTVRRNYLHANNRSCPKTPRLPALQGSGIVLTGTENSLVTKNWVVDNVGTSPLSGGIVLFKSFVGAANRGNVIHDNVVLRNGPADLADRDPAGTDNVFRRNTCRVSQPAKPVLTVPSLPHPPPKARQKKRGTR, from the coding sequence ATGACCAAACGACAGATGGCCTATCTCGCGTGCACCGCGGCCGTCATGGCGTCGGGGCTGGGCGCCGCCCCGTCGGCCGACCACCGCACCGTGCACCTGGTGAGGCCCGGCGAGTCCATCCAGAAGGCCGTGGACACCGCACGGCCGGGGGACACCGTCCTCATCTCCCCCGGCACGTATCACGAGAGCGTCCGCATCACCGTGCCGGACCTGACGGTGCGGGGCTCCGGCGCCCGCCGCACCGTCATCGAGCCGGGCCCGGCCTCCGCCGACGTCTGCGCCAAGGCCGGCAACGGCATCTGCGTGACCGGGACGGACAGCGCTCCCCTCACCGGTGTCACCGTGCGCGCGCTGACCGTCAAGGGCTTCGCCAAGCAGGGCCTGTGGGCGTCGGGGACCGACCGGCTGACCGTCCGCGGGGTGACCGCCGAGGACAACGGCCAGTGGGGCATCGCCCAGGAGAGGTCCGACCGCGGGGTGTTCCGGCACAACACCGCCCGGGGCAACGGCGACGCCGGCCTGTTCGTCGCCAACACGGTGTCCGCCGAGGAGGGCGCCCGGGACACCCGGGGGACGGTGATCAGTGACAACCGACTGGTCGACAACCGGATCGGCATCACGGTACGCCGGCTGCGCAACCTCACCGTCGACCACAACGAGGCGACCGGCAACTGCGCCGCGGTGTTCGTCGTGGGCGACGAGAACAAGCCGCCCGCCGGAGCGCTGACCGTGCGCCGTAACTACCTCCACGCCAACAACAGGTCCTGCCCCAAGACCCCCCGGCTGCCCGCTCTGCAGGGCTCGGGCATCGTCCTCACCGGCACCGAGAACTCCCTGGTGACGAAGAACTGGGTCGTGGACAACGTGGGCACCTCCCCCCTGTCGGGCGGCATCGTGCTGTTCAAGAGCTTCGTCGGCGCGGCCAACCGCGGCAACGTGATCCACGACAACGTGGTGCTGCGCAACGGCCCGGCCGACCTGGCCGACCGGGACCCCGCCGGCACGGACAACGTGTTCCGCCGCAACACCTGCCGGGTCTCCCAGCCCGCTAAGCCGGTGCTGACCGTCCCATCGCTCCCCCACCCCCCACCCAAGGCACGACAGAAGAAGCGAGGCACCAGATGA